From the genome of Deinococcus aerophilus:
CAGCCTGTCGCGCTGCTCTCGGTGGGCCTGGTGGGTCAGGCGGTCTGGACCACGCAGCAGCGGCTGCTGTTCCTGGCGGTGTACCAGGCGCTGTACAGCGCCCAGCAGCGTAAAGCCCTGGGCCAGGAACAGCAGCGCGCCCTGGAAGCCTTCATGACACTGACCGAGGCCATCGGCCTGGAAACGGACCGGGTCCGGCTGGCGGAGCGGGCGTGCGAGCTGTTCCTGGCCTCCATGCCGGGCTGGTCCACAGGCTACTACGAGTGGGACGGTGGGCTGTGGCGGGCGCGGCACACCAACGTGCCGGACCCGGTCCTGCGCGCCGCGCTGTGTGCGGGCGTGCCGGCGTCTACCCCTGGCCTGTCCGCAGCCGTGGAGGCCGGGGGACCGGTGTTCTTCGACCGGTTGGGGGTCCGCGACGAGCACGTCGCTGGGGCCGGATCCTACGACGCAGCCGCCTTCTTTCCGTACTTCCGGGACGGTCAGCCGGCCGCCGTGTTCGCCATCGGCAGCGAGGAGTATCAGACGTGGCATCCGGAGGACCGGGCCCTGTTCGAGGCGGTCGGCCGCAGTCTGGGCCTGGGACTGGAACGGGCATGGCAGGCCCAGGATCTGGAGGAGCAACGCCGCGGGTTGCAGGTGGCCAACAAAGCGCTTCAAGTGGCCAACGAGGACTTGGAAGCCTTCGCGTACAGCGCCTCGCACGACCTGCGGACTCCAGTGCGCCACGTCAAGAGCTTCGTGGAGGTGGCCCGCCGGGCCCTGGCCGGCGGACAGCCGGGCAAGGCTGAGCGGTCCTTGCAGATGGTGGAGGGGGCCGCCGAACGAATGAGCGACATGATCGACGCCATGCTGGCCCTGTCACGCAGCACCGTGCGGCCGCTGACGCACATCGCCGTCGATCTGAACGCGCTGGTAGACCAAGCGCGCCGGAATGTGGCCGACGAGGGACAGGACCGCGAGATCGAGTGGCGGGTAGGGGCGCTGCCGCAGGTGATGGGAGACGCGGCCACCTTGCAGCAGGTGCTGACCAATCTGCTGAGCAACGCCGTGAAGTTCACCCGCACCCGTGAGCGTGCCGTCATCGAGATCGGCACACACGCGGGCGACGGGGAGTGGACGGTGTGGGTGCGGGACAACGGCGTGGGCTTTGACCCGGTGTACGCCGGCAAGCTGTTCGGTCCGTTCCAGCGACTGCATTCGCACAGCGAGTTCGAGGGCACGGGCGTCGGGCTCGCGACGGTGCGCCGCATTGTCCTGCGCCATGGCGGCCGGGTCTGGGCCGACAGCGTGCCGGGAGAGGGCACCACCTTCTCGTTCACGCTGCCGCATGTCCGCCCGCTGAAGCCAGGCGGCAGCTCTGCCGGCGTCTCCTCGGCGGCGCAGTTTTCCTCGGCCTGACGCCGCCCCTCCACCGCCCCGGCGTCACTTGACCGACTGGTCTTGCCGCGCAGCACCTCGGGAGTGTAGTCGCTCTCCCCGAGCGGATTGTTTGCTTCTTCTCATGCTGGCAGAGACGGCGGCTCGGGTGGAGCAGTGAAGATTCGAGACTTGGGTGTGTAGGGCGAGGAACTCTTGAAGTTCGTTTCCGTCGTTTGAAGCCGATCTGGCTGCGTTCCTGCTGCCGGGTCGGTCGATGGGATTGCTTCACGAGGGTATTGCAGCGGGCGGTGGAGACGATCTGGACGTGCTCTACGGTGTGGAGCACGGGAAGCTCACGCAGTGCCGCCCCATAGCTCCACAGCTTACCGGTGTGAATGACTTCCGACACGTCGTATTTCCCCGACAGACGCACGAACAAAGACTTGGCCGCCTCGGTATCGCGGTGTTCTTGAAAAAGGATGTCCAGCACGCCCCCGTTTTGGTCCACCGCCCGCCACAACCAGTGCTTGATCCTGCCGATCTTGACGCAGTTCCCCGGTCAGGAAGGGCGCAAACCTGATGTTCCACTGCCGGATGGTTTCGTGACGGACGACGATGCCGCGCTTGTGAAGCAGTTCCTGGACGTCCCGGTGGCTCGATGGGAAGCGGTGGTACAGCCAAATGACGCTCAGGGGAAAACGGCAGCGGTAAGGCTTGCGGTCAGTCACGACTCAATAACCTGATGAGCTCAAG
Proteins encoded in this window:
- a CDS encoding sensor histidine kinase; the protein is MFDSGPSLTGTSSDDPVQLREALAAAQSQIQVLSTAVALSEAAATTDDVTALARHVGGILRRNIPNLLAVYFTRQGEHWVAEVNSDAVPAELKALIRSGLPLDTPFLAQTVTARAPQFFDHWNSAEQGMPHAEQFQAVGVAPFFQGDQPVALLSVGLVGQAVWTTQQRLLFLAVYQALYSAQQRKALGQEQQRALEAFMTLTEAIGLETDRVRLAERACELFLASMPGWSTGYYEWDGGLWRARHTNVPDPVLRAALCAGVPASTPGLSAAVEAGGPVFFDRLGVRDEHVAGAGSYDAAAFFPYFRDGQPAAVFAIGSEEYQTWHPEDRALFEAVGRSLGLGLERAWQAQDLEEQRRGLQVANKALQVANEDLEAFAYSASHDLRTPVRHVKSFVEVARRALAGGQPGKAERSLQMVEGAAERMSDMIDAMLALSRSTVRPLTHIAVDLNALVDQARRNVADEGQDREIEWRVGALPQVMGDAATLQQVLTNLLSNAVKFTRTRERAVIEIGTHAGDGEWTVWVRDNGVGFDPVYAGKLFGPFQRLHSHSEFEGTGVGLATVRRIVLRHGGRVWADSVPGEGTTFSFTLPHVRPLKPGGSSAGVSSAAQFSSA